Sequence from the Rhodothermales bacterium genome:
CCGGCGAGCCCATCGTGGTGCCCGGCGGGGAGCCGTCTAAAAACGACCCCGCCCACTCCGAACGCATCCAGCGCGCCATCGCCGAACGCGGCATCTGCCGGCACTCGTTCGTGGTCATCGTGGGCGGAGGCGCCGTGCTCGACATGGCCGGCTACGCCGCCTCCACCGCTCACCGCGGGATCCGCCACATCCGCGTCCCGACCACCGTACTCGCCCAGAACGACTCCGGCGTCGGCGTTAAAAACGGCATCAACGCCTTCGCGTCGAAGAACTTCCTGGGCACATTCAACCCGCCCTGGGCTGTCCTCAACGACCTGGATTTTCTGGATGACCTCGACGATCGCGACTGGCGCGCCGGCATGGCGGAGGCGGTGAAGGTGGCGCTCATCAAAGATCCCGCGTTTTTTGCCTTCCTGGAGCAGGAGGCCGGCCGGCTCGCCCCGCCCGCCCGCAACCCGGACGCCATGGCACAGCTCGTCTACCACTGCGCCCGGCTCCACGCCACCCACATCGCCACCAGCGGCGACCCGTTCGAAAAAGGCAGCTCCCGCCCGCTCGACTTCGGCCACTGGGCCGCCCACCGCCTCGAATCCCTCTCCCGTTTCGGCCTCCGCCACGGCGAGGCCGTGGCCATTGGCATCGCGCTGGATTGCCTCTACGCCAACCGCATCGGCCTCCTCGCCAAGGCCCCGCTCGAACGCATCCTGACGTTGTTCACCGACCTCGGCTTCGCCCTCTATCACCCGGCCCTGTCGGACCACCTGGACGATGCCGCTCATCCGCGCTCGCTCTTCAAAGGACTTGCCGAATTCCGAGAGCATCTCGGCGGACAATTGACGATCTTGCTGCTCGAAGGCATCGGATCGACGTGCGAAGTGCACGAGGTGGATCTCGCTACATACCGCGACGCCATCGGCGTCCTGGAAGAGCGCTTTAGCGTACGCACGATGCCGGTCTGATCGCCGAGAACTGCCGAGAACTGCCGTGAACTGCCGTGAACTAGATCCCTACCCATGCGCGCCGGCCCCGAGTCCTACTTCCACCTGTCGTACTGCAGCAACATCCACCCCGGTGAATCCTGGGCACAGGTCGATGAAACGCTGCGCCGCTACGTGCCGGCCCTCGCAGGCCGGCTCGCGCCCAACGCCCCCTTCGGCCTCGGCCTCCGCCTCTCCGACGACGCCTCGCGCTCGCTCATCGAGCCCTCCGTCCTGATGGCATTTTACGACTGGCTCCAGGCGGAAAACCTGTATGTCTTCACCCTAA
This genomic interval carries:
- a CDS encoding 3-dehydroquinate synthase, whose protein sequence is GEPIVVPGGEPSKNDPAHSERIQRAIAERGICRHSFVVIVGGGAVLDMAGYAASTAHRGIRHIRVPTTVLAQNDSGVGVKNGINAFASKNFLGTFNPPWAVLNDLDFLDDLDDRDWRAGMAEAVKVALIKDPAFFAFLEQEAGRLAPPARNPDAMAQLVYHCARLHATHIATSGDPFEKGSSRPLDFGHWAAHRLESLSRFGLRHGEAVAIGIALDCLYANRIGLLAKAPLERILTLFTDLGFALYHPALSDHLDDAAHPRSLFKGLAEFREHLGGQLTILLLEGIGSTCEVHEVDLATYRDAIGVLEERFSVRTMPV